A section of the Babylonia areolata isolate BAREFJ2019XMU chromosome 1, ASM4173473v1, whole genome shotgun sequence genome encodes:
- the LOC143293142 gene encoding uncharacterized protein LOC143293142: protein MASAPSDSGCSLNSSLEDELKRLLQDEADHRQQFISQVLNLMERWKRLEMDREEVSVPSLIAELQRADNMINPLLLKCHDLCLASADEDCRRKEKTREQRDSGFTPSSDVEALKRQALFVPTTELSGDGPCPDTNRQPATPLSGAPGKQALAQEQPAAEPTQHTDGESSDAESGTS, encoded by the exons ATGGCGTCGGCTCCATCAGACAGCGGCTGCTCCTTGAACAGCAGCTTGGAAGATGAACTGAAGAGGCTGTTACAGGATGAGGCTGACCATCGTCAGCAGTTCATTTCTCAGGTCCTGAACCTGATGGAGCGATGGAAAAGgctggagatggacagagaggaggtgTCAGTGCCCAGTCTGATCGCCGAGCTGCAGCGTGCCGACAACATGATCAACCCCCTGCTTCTCAAGTGCCATGACTTGTGTCTGGCTTCTGCTGATGAGGACTGCAGACGGAAGGAGAAGACTA GGGAGCAAAGAGACAGTGGCTTCACCCCATCCTCTGATGTTGAGGCTCTGAAAAGGCAGGCCCTCTTTGTTCCCACAACAG AACTTAGTGGAGATGGCCCATGCCCAGACACGAACCGGCAACCTGCCACACCCCTTAGTGGAGCCCCGGGGAAGCAAGCACTGGCACAGGAACAGCCCGCAGCTGAACCCACCCAGCACACTGACGGCGAATCATCGGATGCGGAGAGCGGCACTTCTTGA